One Nicotiana sylvestris chromosome 12, ASM39365v2, whole genome shotgun sequence genomic window carries:
- the LOC104229396 gene encoding thaumatin-like protein → MLISPYLVPILLCIFLFLFSTDGTQVILVNNCKESIWPGILGGAGQTTLKDGGFHLNSGEQIVLDVPEKWSGRIWGRQNCHFDENGKGKCDTGDCGSQLQCRGMGGEPPATVVEMTLGSSTSPLHFYDVSLVDGFNLPVSMKPVGGGVGCGIAECEVDLNICCPSALEVKAGEKVVGCKSACLAIQSPKYCCTGEYANPKTCKPTVFAHLFKAICPKAYSYAFDDASSLYTCRASRYLVTFCPPK, encoded by the exons ATGCTTATTTCGCCTTATCTTGTCCCTATTTTGCTCTGcatatttctctttctttttagcACTG ATGGAACACAAGTCATTCTAGTAAACAACTGCAAGGAGAGCATATGGCCAGGAATTCTTGGCGGTGCAGGGCAGACTACTCTAAAAGATGGCGGCTTTCACCTCAACAGTGGCGAGCAAATAGTCCTCGACGTGCCTGAGAAGTGGTCGGGTAGAATATGGGGTAGACAGAATTGCCATTTTGACGAGAATGGGAAAGGAAAATGTGATACGGGAGATTGTGGTAGCCAACTACAGTGCCGGGGGATGGGAGGTGAACCCCCGGCTACTGTTGTGGAAATGACATTAGGCTCATCGACTTCACCTTTACATTTCTACGATGTGAGCTTAGTCGATGGGTTTAACTTGCCTGTATCGATGAAACCTGTGGGGGGAGGTGTTGGTTGTGGAATAGCAGAATGTGAAGTTGATTTAAACATATGTTGTCCATCTGCATTGGAAGTGAAAGCTGGAGAGAAAGTGGTAGGGTGCAAAAGTGCATGTTTGGCTATACAATCACCAAAATACTGCTGCACAGGAGAGTATGCAAATCCCAAAACTTGCAAACCAACTGTTTTTGCACATCTGTTTAAGGCTATTTGCCCAAAGGCTTATAGTTATGCATTTGATGATGCTTCCAGTCTTTATACATGTAGGGCTTCTAGATATTTGGTAACTTTCTGTCCTCCCAAATAA